A genomic region of Alnus glutinosa chromosome 11, dhAlnGlut1.1, whole genome shotgun sequence contains the following coding sequences:
- the LOC133882355 gene encoding F-box protein SKIP23-like isoform X1, with translation MKSIENCFLSIFYALFFSFFCNSCYPRKRKNPMADWSQLPKELLGLIAERLNSPFYQLRFRSVCSSWRSSFSPRPLLRLPGRFPFIQGDGITDSTWGFHLSRRTIFLIRSPDARSQTPPNSSWLVKVEEIHPSRMRLLNPLSRVQLKPLPTSFPNAMDLTYFNVLELGQEYVLPFGDSFGDLGNLYMEKVAFMSLGCGEINEEFLLLTIHVSGKLAFFKSGDKRWTIIDDMPSYDDVILFQREFYAVDDTGRTVLLGLSLDVSLVAESVYGGDKKFLVESNGELLLVDMYLSEGYVDVGDGFDIDVYEVFDEYVGERTVRFKVFRLDIEGKRWVEVDSLRDQVLFLGDDCAFSASMAELSLSGCIKGNCVLFPDNFFYMRGEGGSSVSDGVFKGPDICVFDLDNDSIALLGDCPEYSRLFWPPPDLVVLTNLTIDVKVLGGSSMKRNLI, from the exons ATGAAATCAATAGAGAATTGTTTTCTCTCCATCttttatgctctgtttttttccttcttctgcAATTCTTGTTAcccgagaaaaagaaaaaacccaatgGCAGACTGGTCCCAACTCCCCAAGGAACTCTTGGGCCTAATCGCCGAACGCCTCAACAGTCCCTTCTACCAGCTCCGATTCCGATCCGTCTGCTCCTCATGGCGCTCCTCCTTCTCCCCCAGACCCCTCCTGCGCTTGCCGGGCCGTTTCCCCTTCATTCAGGGCGACGGAATCACGGACTCCACATGGGGCTTCCACCTCTCCCGGCGCACCATATTCCTCATCAGGTCCCCCGATGCTCGTTCCCAAACACCCCCCAATTCATCCTGGCTCGTCAAGGTTGAAGAGATCCATCCCAGTCGAATGCGCTTGCTGAACCCACTCTCTCGGGTCCAACTCAAGCCCTTGCCAACCTCTTTTCCTAACGCAATGGACCTAACCTATTTCAACGTTTTGGAATTGGGCCAAGAATATGTCCTACCCTTCGGGGACTCTTTCGGTGATCTCGGAAACTTGTACATGGAAAAAGTTGCGTTCATGAGCTTGGGTTGTGGAGAAATCAACGAGGAATTCTTGCTGCTCACTATTCACGTTTCTGGAAAATTGGCTTTTTTTAAGTCTGGCGACAAGCGGTGGACCATAATAGACGATATGCCTTCCTATGACGATGTCATTTTGTTTCAAAGGGAGTTCTACGCAGTTGATGACACGGGGAGGACGGTTCTTCTCGGGTTGTCATTGGATGTGAGCTTGGTTGCCGAGTCTGTGTATGGCGGGGACAAGAAGTTTCTGGTCGAGTCCAATGGTGAGTTGTTATTGGTTGATATGTATTTGAGTGAGGGGTATGTGGATGTTGGTGATGGTtttgatattgatgtttacgAGGTTTTTGATGAGTACGTGGGGGAGAGAACGGTTCGGTTTAAGGTTTTTAGGTTGGATATAGAGGGGAAGAGGTGGGTGGAGGTGGATAGCTTGAGGGATCAGGTGTTGTTCTTGGGGGATGATTGTGCGTTTTCGGCGTCTATGGCGGAGTTGTCGCTATCGGGTTGTATCAAAGGGAATTGCGTGTTGTTTCCGGATAATTTCTTTTACATGAGGGGTGAAGGAGGTAGTAGTGTCAGTGATGGAGTTTTCAAGGGTCCGGATATATGTGTGTTTGATTTGGATAATGATAGTATTGCGCTTTTGGGAGATTGTCCGGAGTATTCGAGGCTGTTTTGGCCGCCTCCGGATTTGGTGGTATTGACAAATTTGACC ATTGATGTGAAAGTGCTTGGTGGGTCAAGCATGAAGAGGAATTTGATCTAA
- the LOC133882355 gene encoding F-box protein SKIP23-like isoform X2 — protein sequence MKSIENCFLSIFYALFFSFFCNSCYPRKRKNPMADWSQLPKELLGLIAERLNSPFYQLRFRSVCSSWRSSFSPRPLLRLPGRFPFIQGDGITDSTWGFHLSRRTIFLIRSPDARSQTPPNSSWLVKVEEIHPSRMRLLNPLSRVQLKPLPTSFPNAMDLTYFNVLELGQEYVLPFGDSFGDLGNLYMEKVAFMSLGCGEINEEFLLLTIHVSGKLAFFKSGDKRWTIIDDMPSYDDVILFQREFYAVDDTGRTVLLGLSLDVSLVAESVYGGDKKFLVESNGELLLVDMYLSEGYVDVGDGFDIDVYEVFDEYVGERTVRFKVFRLDIEGKRWVEVDSLRDQVLFLGDDCAFSASMAELSLSGCIKGNCVLFPDNFFYMRGEGGSSVSDGVFKGPDICVFDLDNDSIALLGDCPEYSRLFWPPPDLVVLTNLTVQNQFEELSF from the exons ATGAAATCAATAGAGAATTGTTTTCTCTCCATCttttatgctctgtttttttccttcttctgcAATTCTTGTTAcccgagaaaaagaaaaaacccaatgGCAGACTGGTCCCAACTCCCCAAGGAACTCTTGGGCCTAATCGCCGAACGCCTCAACAGTCCCTTCTACCAGCTCCGATTCCGATCCGTCTGCTCCTCATGGCGCTCCTCCTTCTCCCCCAGACCCCTCCTGCGCTTGCCGGGCCGTTTCCCCTTCATTCAGGGCGACGGAATCACGGACTCCACATGGGGCTTCCACCTCTCCCGGCGCACCATATTCCTCATCAGGTCCCCCGATGCTCGTTCCCAAACACCCCCCAATTCATCCTGGCTCGTCAAGGTTGAAGAGATCCATCCCAGTCGAATGCGCTTGCTGAACCCACTCTCTCGGGTCCAACTCAAGCCCTTGCCAACCTCTTTTCCTAACGCAATGGACCTAACCTATTTCAACGTTTTGGAATTGGGCCAAGAATATGTCCTACCCTTCGGGGACTCTTTCGGTGATCTCGGAAACTTGTACATGGAAAAAGTTGCGTTCATGAGCTTGGGTTGTGGAGAAATCAACGAGGAATTCTTGCTGCTCACTATTCACGTTTCTGGAAAATTGGCTTTTTTTAAGTCTGGCGACAAGCGGTGGACCATAATAGACGATATGCCTTCCTATGACGATGTCATTTTGTTTCAAAGGGAGTTCTACGCAGTTGATGACACGGGGAGGACGGTTCTTCTCGGGTTGTCATTGGATGTGAGCTTGGTTGCCGAGTCTGTGTATGGCGGGGACAAGAAGTTTCTGGTCGAGTCCAATGGTGAGTTGTTATTGGTTGATATGTATTTGAGTGAGGGGTATGTGGATGTTGGTGATGGTtttgatattgatgtttacgAGGTTTTTGATGAGTACGTGGGGGAGAGAACGGTTCGGTTTAAGGTTTTTAGGTTGGATATAGAGGGGAAGAGGTGGGTGGAGGTGGATAGCTTGAGGGATCAGGTGTTGTTCTTGGGGGATGATTGTGCGTTTTCGGCGTCTATGGCGGAGTTGTCGCTATCGGGTTGTATCAAAGGGAATTGCGTGTTGTTTCCGGATAATTTCTTTTACATGAGGGGTGAAGGAGGTAGTAGTGTCAGTGATGGAGTTTTCAAGGGTCCGGATATATGTGTGTTTGATTTGGATAATGATAGTATTGCGCTTTTGGGAGATTGTCCGGAGTATTCGAGGCTGTTTTGGCCGCCTCCGGATTTGGTGGTATTGACAAATTTGACC GTGCAAAATCAATTTGAAGAACTGTCCTTTTGA